A window of Ptychodera flava strain L36383 chromosome 1, AS_Pfla_20210202, whole genome shotgun sequence contains these coding sequences:
- the LOC139130235 gene encoding ras association domain-containing protein 8-like has protein sequence MELKVWVEGIQRIVCGVNDKTTCQDIVIALAHATGKTGRFSLVEKCRNTERPLPPSENPLRVLSKWGHYASDVQFILRRSGDSPATSRPSSGKRKTQEKQSPDFSLESSRKNFPVKKSMTFSGGVNSLVFKGQEFQEKVIKNPETTYEDLVKLTSLQRDKLKLQDNDMEQLDLELKSLENFANLDTTLEEIEEEEETLEKKFRTNESELSEMEFWEDELNVEKGNEEKLKKELELAENKVKETESKLVQYENQIKELAEDVLAAEKEQKEAKEKADSEMEEKEKKSQDELAQLRKELELQNNIDELNNKCIEELEEKISKLEEMMKAKTEKFETLDTELKEVNLQDFEDVPSISQSLVVKHGRCSTPIQDLLSGAFTLPRHGSGRCFQGNPRILETAEPSSENPEGIWV, from the exons ATGGAACTCAAAGTCTGGGTTGAGGGCATCCAGCGGATTGTCTGCGGTGTCAACGACAAGACAACATGCCAAGACATTGTCATTGCTCTGGCCCACGCCACGGGCAAAACCGGTCGCTTCTCGCTCGTAGAGAAGTGCCGCAACACAGAACGTCCACTGCCCCCATCGGAGAATCCCCTGCGGGTGCTGTCCAAGTGGGGACACTATGCAAGCGACGTACAATTCATTCTCAGGAGGTCGGGGGACTCGCCTGCGACCAGCCGGCCTTCTTCAGGAAAGCGGAAAACTCAGGAGAAACAGAGTCCGGATTTTTCATTGGAGTCCAGCCGGAAGAACTTTCCGGTGAAGAAATCCATGACCTTCAGTGGTGGGGTCAACAGCCTTGTGTTCAAAGGCCAGGAATTCCaggaaaaagtcataaaaaatccggaaactacctaCGAGGACTTGGTGAAATTGACATCCCTACAGAGGGACAAACTAAAGTTACAAGATAATGATATGGAACAGTTGGATTTGGAACTCAAATCCTTGGAAAACTTTGCGAACCTCGACACAACTTTGGAAGAGATCGAGGAAGAGGAGGAAACCCTGGAAAAGAAGTTCCGGACAAACGAAAGTGAACTCTCGGAGATGGAGTTCTGGGAAGACGAACTCAACGTGGAGAAAGGAAAcgaggaaaaactgaaaaaggaaCTTGAGTTGGCTGAGAACAAAGTGAAAGAAACGGAAAGCAAGCTTGTGCAATATGAAAACCAAATCAAAGAACTTGCTGAGGATGTATTAGCTGCAGAGAAAGAGCAGAAAGAGGCGAAGGAAAAAGCCGACAGTGAAATGGAAGAGAAGGAGAAGAAATCACAAGATGAACTGGCGCAGCTTAGGAAAGAGCTTGAACTACAGAACAACATCGATGAACTCAATAATAAATGTATTGAGGAACTGGAGGAGAAGATAAGCAAGCTGGAAGAGATGATGAAAGCCAAGACAGAGAAGTTTGAGACACTAGATACAGAGTTAAAAGAGGTCAACTTACAAGACTTTGAAGATGTACCCAGTATATCACAATCATTAGTCGTAAAACATGGACGATGTAGCACTCCTATACAGG ATTTACTTAGTGGAGCATTTACATTACCAAGGCACGGAAGTGGAAGATGTTTCCAAGGCAACCCCAGAATACTTGAGACCGCAGAGCCCAGCTCAGAGAATCCAGAAGGAATTTGGGTGTAA